The Montipora foliosa isolate CH-2021 chromosome 1, ASM3666993v2, whole genome shotgun sequence DNA segment AGCGATGCTGGCTCACAAGCAGAACCCTTCCCCAAGCACATGCGACGCCCTTCGAGCAGCTAGGAGCAAGGCCCAGCAGACCGCACGCCGCTGTGCCAACGAGTACTGGCAGAACCTATGCCCCAAATTCCAGCTAGCAGCGGACTGTGGCCACGCAAAGGGGATGTATGAGGGCATCAAAACTGCCACCGTCCCCACGAGCGTCAAAACAGCCCCACTCAAACCAAAGACTGGCGAGGTCATCACTAATCAGAGCAGGCAGGTGCAGCGTTGGGTGGAGCATTATCTCGAGCTCTACTCAACCCAGAACATCGTCACAGACACTGCCCTCAATGCCCTGCCTGGATTGCCA contains these protein-coding regions:
- the LOC138009402 gene encoding uncharacterized protein, with protein sequence MQPVKEAKRKAMLAHKQNPSPSTCDALRAARSKAQQTARRCANEYWQNLCPKFQLAADCGHAKGMYEGIKTATVPTSVKTAPLKPKTGEVITNQSRQVQRWVEHYLELYSTQNIVTDTALNALPGLPVIEELDNTPTLEEFSIAIDGLASGKAPGKDVIPPEVLENGKRSILKPLHELLCLCWE